One Aspergillus oryzae RIB40 DNA, chromosome 2 genomic window carries:
- a CDS encoding glycerol kinase (ribulose kinase and related carbohydrate kinases), whose translation MRNPFDMSDLDSLVDEQEEQPYIDIHAYQTHDGNRSLLQPNENRHGDSLKDRFIGAIDTGTTSSRFIIFDCTGVPVAKYQMEFRQIHEHSGWHEQDPFDLVDSVYTCIEEAMKSFMALGHSPSEIEAIGVTSQRETTLVWDWETGEPLHNAIAWPDTRTKGLVRELKAQPGADELKNICGFPLSTYPSSVTLVWMLRNLPEVKKAYDEGRLAFGTVDTWLMYNLNGGPEGNVLVTDVTNASRTMFMNLKTLDYDDNLLEFFGIDRKKIRLPKILPSSDPDGYGWVRGGPLDGVPITSCLGDQSAALVGHCAFTPGTAKNTYGTGCFLLYNVGEEPVISKHGLLSTVGFQLGKHRKAVYALEGSVAVAGSGVSFLMNNMGFFRDSRKVSEVAATVPDSGGCVFVTAFSGLFAPYWIDDAKGTIFGITQHTQRGHIARATMEAACFQTKAILDAMEMDSGHALSELAVDGGMSNSDICMQTQADIIQIPVERPAMHETTALGAAIAAAFAIDIWKDFSELKNMNRANRTTFQPHISAAQSSKLYKRWSKAVEMSRGWTDPAEEAEEE comes from the exons ATGAGGAACCCTTTTGATATGTCCGACCTCGACTCTCTTGTCGATGAGCAAGAGGAGCAGCCGTATATTGACATTCACGCCTACCAAACACATGACGGCAATCGCTCTCTCCTGCAGCCGAATGAAAACCGTCATGGCGACAGCTTGAAGGATCGGTTTATTGGTGCCATTGACACTGGCACCACGAGCTCCCGCTTTATCATCTTTGACTGTACTGGTGTCCCCGTCGCCAAGTACCAAATGGAATTCCGTCAGATCCACGAGCATTCAGG atgGCACGAACAAGACCCGTTCGACTTGGTGGATTCGGTTTACACATGTATCGAGGAGGCGATGAAGTCTTTCATGGCTCTTGGCCACTCACCGTCAGAGATCGAAGCCATCGGGGTCACCAGTCAGCGAGAGACAACGCTtgtttgggattgggagACTGGCGAGCCGTTGCATAACGCTATCGCGTGGCCCGACACCAGGACCAAGGGTCTAGTTCGGGAGCTGAAGGCCCAACCCGGAGCGGATGAGTTGAAGAACATCTGCGGGTTTCCCCTCTCGACTTACCCCTCCTCCGTCACCTTAGTATGGATGCTTCGGAATCTACCGGAAGTCAAGAAGGCATATGATGAAGGAAGGCTCGCTTTCGGCACTGTTGACACGTGGCTCATGTATAACCTGAATGGTGGTCCTGAGGGAAACGTCTTGGTGACTGATGTGACGAACGCATCAAGAACGATGTTCATGAACCTGAAAACGCTTGATTATGACGATAATTTGTTAGAGTTCTTCGGCATTgacaggaagaagatcagacTTCCTAAAATTCTCCCATCATCCGACCCGGACGGATATGGATGGGTCAGAGGGGGACCGCTTGATGGTGTTCCGATCACCAGCTGCCTTGGCGATCAGTCTGCGGCGTTAGTCGGTCATTGTGCCTTCACACCTGGAACAGCGAAGAACACATATGGCACAGGATGCTTCCTTCTTTACAACGTTGGCGAGGAGCCCGTAATTTCCAAGCATGGCTTGCTCAGCACAGTTGGATTCCAGCTGGGTAAGCATCGGAAAGCCGTTTACGCGCTTGAAGGTAGTGTGGCTGTTGCCGGAAGTGGTGTTTCCTTCCTGATGAACAACATGGGTTTCTTCCGTGATTCGCGGAAAGTAAGTGAAGTGGCAGCAACGGTTCCAGACAGCGGAGGCTGTGTGTTTGTCACCGCGTTCAGTGGTCTGTTTGCACCTTATTGGATTGATGATGCTAAGGGAACTATAT TCGGAATAACTCAGCACACGCAGCGTGGACACATTGCTCGTGCCACCATGGAAGCTGCCTGCTTCCAAACTAAGGCAATCCTCGATgccatggagatggataGCGGACACGCATTGTCGGAACTCGCCGTCGATGGTGGTATGAGTAATTCCGATATTTGCATGCAG ACCCAGGCAGATATTATCCAGATCCCTGTTGAACGGCCAGCGATGCACGAGACTACCGCTCTAGGTGCTGCAATCGCGGCGGCATTCGCCATTGATATCTGGAAGGACTTTAGCGAGCTCAAGAACATGAACCGCGCCAATCGCACAACATTCCAACCCCATATCTCCGCCGCGCAGAGCTCTAAGTTGTATAAGCGATGGAGCAAGGCAGTCGAGATGTCTCGAGGCTGGACAGATCCCGCTGAagaggcagaggaggaatGA
- a CDS encoding alpha/beta hydrolase (esterase/lipase) has product MSSQIPRPALNPELAHVHQALPKIGMSTKEELESYRQFLGSSFSLEDAIRGREDMLSYEERDIPGPAGPMRATIFRPKNQTRRIEDRPGVLCLHGGGLVSGNRFVGVIGMLDWVEPLSAILVTAEYRLAPEHPQPAALEDSYAALQWMNNHSTELGFNPHKLVVCGGSAGGNLAAGVTILARDRSGPKICAQVLMYPLLDDSNQGHSVQQFGDLAPWTGSNTIDALRYALGENHEHADIYTVPSRATNLHSLPPTFIDVGEADAFRDEDVSYAANLWKSGVSTELHVWPGCWHGFDARGLFV; this is encoded by the exons ATGTCTTCTCAAATTCCGCGACCTGCGCTCAATCCAGAGCTTGCTCACGTGCATCAGGCCCTCCCCAAGATTGGGATGAGCACCAAGGAAGAGCTCGAATCTTACCGTCAATTTTTAGGATCGTCCTTCTCGCTGGAGGATGCGATCCGAGGCAGAGAGGATATGCTCTCTTACGAAGAACGAGACATCCCAGGGCCAGCCGGACCGATGAGGGCCACGATTTTTCGTCCAAAGAACCAGACTCGGCGAATAGAAGACAGACCGGGAGTTCTGTGCTTGCATGGCGGTGGGCTGGTCAGTGGGAATCGCTTTGTGGGAGTCATTGGCATGTTGGATTGGGTCGAGCCCCTCAGTGCTATCCTTGTAACTGCCGAATACCGCCTCGCTCCTGAGCATCCCCAGCCCGCAGCGCTAGAGGACAGTTATGCAGCACTCCAGTGGATGAACAATCACTCGACAGAACTCGGATTCAACCCGCACAAATTAGTTGTATGTGGTGGCTCGGCAGGCGGGAATCTCGCCGCCGGGGTTACGATACTTGCCCGCGACCGATCAGGACCTAAAATCTGCGCTCAAGTACTGATGTATCCGTTACTCGATGATAGTAATCAGGGGCATTCTGTACAGCAATTTGGTGACCTTGCTCCGTGGACCGGGTCGAACACTATCGATGCCTTGAGATACGCACTTGGCGAGAATCACGAGCATGCTGACATATATACCGTTCCCTCGCGCGCTACGAATCTCCACAGCTTGCCACCCACATTTATTGACGTCGGTGAGGCGGACGCATtccgtgatgaagatgtgtcTTATGCTGCGAACTTGTGGAAGTCTGGTGTATCCACTGAGTTGCACGTATGGCCTGGTTGCTGGCATGGCTTCGATGC GCGGGGGCTGTTCGTCTGA
- a CDS encoding i-AAA protease YME1 (AAA+-type ATPase containing the peptidase M41 domain) has translation MAFQLPIPKPVSTICLRAFSRQPHSSSFRSYSTLTSLDRLRHAPSVIGLSRLQQQRFIFGGPSHGLLAQKEKTANSNPNSANAQNAFYQALLRANMPAIVVERYKSGHFATNALSEAIYFKALQRVGGTDAAALSAAASAQVGNSNLNSEQLQAIGQAVAAQNHGGNAGMSTKANGTGAKEAPLYVVVEESLGSAVFRWVKFLLYFGFFTYMSLVLVTILVETTGVLKNIKGPQNNEAQPQQQTVRFTDVHGCDEAKEELQELVEFLLNPERFSSLGGKLPKGVLLVGPPGTGKTLLARAVAGEAGVPFFYMSGSEFDEVYVGVGAKRVRELFTQARSKAPAIIFIDELDAIGAKRNERDAAYVKQTLNQLLTELDGFSQTSGVIIIAATNYPQLLDKALTRPGRFDRRVVVDLPDVRGRMDILRHHMKDVQISTDVDVAVIARGTPGFSGADLENLVNQAAIFASRNKQAKVGPRDFDWAKDKIMMGAEARSRVIQDKDKLLTAYHEAGHALVAYFSPSSTPLYKITIVPRGMALGVTHFLPEMDTVSRNYTEYLSDIDVSMGGKAAEELIFGPDKVTSGISADIQQATETAFTLVTRFGYSKKLGNVDLSTNYDSLSSETKQEIEGEVRRLVEEARMRATNILTEKRHELELLTKALIEYETLTKEEMEKVLKGEKLEKLESRASAPLKLPEALQAARLNPSTSAEGPPTSTASDVN, from the exons ATGGCCTTTCAACTTCCGATTCCTAAGCCTGTAAGCACCATCTGCCTCCGTGCTT TCTCCCGTCAGCCCCACTCGTCGTCATTTCGCTCCTACTCTACGTTGACTTCTTTGGACCGTCTTCGCCACGCGCCTAGTGTTATAGGGCTTTCAAGGTTGCAGCAACAGCGTTTCATATTTGGAGGACCATCCCACGGTTTATTGgcgcagaaagagaaaactGCGAACAGCAACCCCAATAGTGCAAACGCCCAAAATGCTTTCTACCAGGCCCTTCTTCGGGCCAATATGCCAGCGATTGTTGTTGAACGGTATAAAAGTGGTCATTTTGCTACCAATGCTCTTTCGGAAGCGATTTATTTCAAGGCCTTACAACGTGTCGGTGGAACcgatgctgctgctttgTCGGCCGCGGCGTCGGCCCAAGTTGGTAACTCGAATCTCAATTCTGAACAACTCCAAGCTATCGGACAGGCTGTTGCGGCTCAGAACCACGGTGGCAATGCCGGTATGTCGACCAAGGCAAACGGCACCGGTGCCAAAGAGGCTCCACTATATGTCGTTGTGGAGGAGTCGCTAGGCAGCGCCGTATTCCGATGGGTCAAGTTCTTGTTGTATTTTGGCTTCTTCACGTACATGTCTCTCGTCTTGGTCACTATCCTTGTGGAAACTACTGGTGTTCTGAAGAATATCAAAGGTCCTCAGAACAACGAAGCTCAGCCTCAGCAACAGACCGTCCGATTCACCGATGTGCATGGCTGCGACGAAGCTAAGGAAGAACTTCAGGAGCTGGTTGAATTCCTGCTGAACCCAGAACGATTTTCCTCTCTTGGTGGCAAGTTGCCGAAGGGCGTGCTTCTTGTTGGCCCTCCTGGTACCGGAAAGACGCTGCTGGCCCGTGCCGTAGCAGGAGAGGCTGGTGTGCCTTTCTTCTACATGTCTGGTTCTGAGTTCGACGAAGTGTACGTTGGTGTAGGTGCCAAGCGTGTCCGTGAACTGTTCACTCAAGCACGAAGCAAGGCACCTGCtatcatcttcattgatgagctggatgcCATAGGTGCGAAGAGGAACGAAAGGGATGCGGCCTATGTTAAACAGACACTGAACCAGCTTCTCACGGAACTTGACGGATTCTCGCAGACCAGTGGAGTGATCATCATCGCCGCAACAAACTACCCTCAGTTGCTCGACAAGGCATTGACTCGACCCGGTCGATTTGATCGACGGGTAgttgttgatcttcctgaTGTGCGGGGCCGTATGGATATCCTCAGACACCACATGAAAGATGTCCAAATCAGCAcggatgttgatgttgctgtCATTGCGCGCGGTACCCCTGGTTTTTCAGGTGCTGACCTGGAGAATCTCGTTAACCAGGCTGCCATCTTCGCAAGCAGGAACAAGCAGGCAAAGGTTGGCCCGAGAGACTTTGACTGGGCTAAGGACAAAATCATGATGGGCGCAGAAGCTCGCAGCCGGGTTATCCAAGACAAGGACAAACTTCTTACCGCGTACCACGAGGCTGGTCACGCCTTGGTTGCTTACTTTTCGCCCTCGTCGACGCCACTTTACAAGATCACCATCGTCCCTCGCGGGATGGCTTTGGGTGTAACTCATTTCTTGCCTGAGATGGATACGGTTTCTAGGAACTATACCGAATACTTGTCTGACATCGACGTTTCCATGGGCGGCAAGGCAGCAGAGGAGCTTATATTTGGGCCTGACAAGGTCACTAGCGGCATCTCAGCG GATATCCAACAAGCCACAGAGACGGCTTTCACTCTGGTAACCCGGTTTGGGTACTCCAAGAAACTCGGAAATGTTGATCTTTCCACCAACTATGACAGCTTGTCCTCTGAGACTAAGCAGGAGATCGAAGGCGAAGTTCGACGCCTTGTCGAGGAAGCCCGCATGCGCGCTACGAACATTCTGACCGAAAAGCGCCATGAGCTGGAATTGCTGACCAAGGCGTTGATTGAATACGAAACATTGACCAAagaggagatggaaaaggTGTTGAAAGGcgagaagctcgagaagctggAATCAAGAGCATCGGCGCCACTCAAACTGCCCGAGGCCCTACAGGCGGCCAGGTTGAATCCGTCCACCTCGGCTGAAGGGCCGCCGACGTCGACTGCGTCGGATGTCAATTAA
- a CDS encoding mannose-1-phosphate guanyltransferase (GDP-mannose pyrophosphorylase/mannose-1-phosphate guanylyltransferase) yields MKALILVGGFGTRLRPLTLTLPKPLVEFGNRPMILHQVESLAAAGVTDIVLAVNYRPDVMVSALKKYEEQYNVKIEFSVESEPLGTAGPLKLAEKILGKDDSPFFVLNSDVICDYPFKELAEFHKKHGDEGTIVVTKVDEPSKYGVVVHKPNHPSRIDRFVEKPVEFVGNRINAGIYIMNPSVLNRIELRPTSIEQETFPAICKDGQLHSFDLEGFWMDVGQPKDFLSGTCLYLTSLAKRNSKLLAPNSEPYVYGGNVMVDPSAKIGKNCRIGPNVVIGPNVVVGDGVRLQRCVLLENSKVKDHAWVKSTIVGWNSSVGRWARLENVTVLGDDVTIADEVYVNGGSILPHKSIKQNVDVPAIIM; encoded by the exons ATGAAGG CTCTCATTCTTGTCGGAGGGTTTGGTACCCGTCTCCGTCCGTTG ACATTGACCCTTCCCAAACCCCTGGTGGAATTTGGGAACCGTCCCATGATTTTGCACCAAGTCGAGAGcttggctgctgctggtgtCACGGATATTGTCCTGGCTGTTAACTACCGCCCAGATGTCATGGTTTCGGCCCTCAAGAAG TATGAGGAACAATACAATGTGAAAATCGAGTTCTCCGTCGAGTCCGAACCCCTGGGCACTGCCGGTCCCCTGAAGTTAGCGGAAAAGATTTTGGGCAAGGACGACTCTCCATTCTTCGTTCTAAACTCCGATGTCATCTGCGACTACCCCTTCAAGGAGCTGGCTGAGTTCCATAAGAAGCATGGCGATGAAGGTACCATTGTTGTTACTAAGGTCGACGAGCCCTCCAAGTATGGCGTCGTTGTTCACAAGCCCAATCACCCCTCGCGCATCGACCGCTTTGTCGAAAAGCCTGTTGAATTCGTTGGAAACCGCATCAACGCCGGTATCTACATCATGAACCCTAGTGTGTTGAATCGCATTGAGCTGCGCCCGACATCCATTGAGCAGGAGACATTCCCGGCTATCTGCAAGGACGGACAGCTCCACTCCTTTGACCTGGAGGGTTTCTGGATGGACGTTGGTCAACCTAAGGACTTCCTCAGCGGCACCTGTCTATACCTCACTTCTCTCGCCAAGCGCAATTCGAAGCTGCTCGCACCCAACTCCGAACCCTACGTGTACGGTGGCAATGTTATGGTTGACCCCTCCGCCAAGATTGGCAAGAATTGCCGCATTGGTCCCAATGTAGTCATTGGTCCCAACGTTGTGGTCGGTGATGGAGTTCGTCTGCAGCGTTGTGTGCTTCTAGAGAACAGCAAGGTCAAAGACCATGCCTGGGTTAAGTCAACCATTGTCGGATGGAATAGCTCCGTAGGCAGGTGGGCTCGTTTGGAGAATGTTACCGTGCTGGGTGACGACGTTACTATCGCAGACGAAGTCTATGTTAATGGTGGATCCATCCTTCCTCATAAGAGCATCAAGCAGAACGTTGATG TTCCCGCCATTATTATGTAA
- a CDS encoding 3-keto-steroid reductase (3-keto sterol reductase) — MFNYGTDEDLQDKVYILVTGANSGLGFSICCRLVDEFLNSPQRTNQSLTVIFTTRSPKKGNDTLQRLQDHLRKTSATHSPTRRVTFVPESVDLNNLVSVRALSRRLNDEYPKLDAIMLNAGIGGWSTLNWPRAIWGVLTDLVHEVSWPSYKIAPAGMVTDYQTTTLAAQEPRLGSVFCANVFGHYMLAHNVMPLLRRSGQPNGPGRVIWVSSLEATVKMFDVDDIQGLRTTAPYESSKALTDVLALTADLPSTKPFVKSFYSVDDNRTYNSGFGRPRITNDDNLAPNMYLSHPGICGTGIIPLSWPLFYSMLAICLFARLLGSPWHTVSTYLGACAPVWLALSAQSVLDTAESLYRQNGGGRAKWGSSTNWVGKDTPASTETDGWGYGGVVGPAIVDEDRLRRRKRGAVDLTAEDKENFEELGRKCWQKMEELRIEWDKILDLDEVSPDDFGLGF, encoded by the exons ATGTTCAATTACGGAACCGACGAGGATCTCCAGGACAAGGTCTATATCCTCGTCACTGGTGCAAACAG TGGTCTCGGATTCTCGATATGCTGCCGTCTAGTCGATGAATTCCTCAACTCTCCTCAGCGCACAAACCAATCCTTGACCGTCATTTTCACCACCCGAAGTCCCAAGAAAGGAAACGACACCCTCCAACGCCTCCAGGACCATCTCCGCAAAACCTCCGCAACACACTCCCCCACCAGACGGGTAACCTTCGTCCCAGAGAGCGTAGACCTAAACAACCTCGTCTCCGTCCGCGCCCTCTCCCGCCGCCTGAACGATGAATACCCCAAACTCGACGCCATCATGCTCAACGCCGGCATTGGCGGCTGGTCAACCCTGAACTGGCCGCGAGCCATCTGGGGCGTCCTCACCGACCTCGTCCACGAAGTCTCCTGGCCCTCGTACAAGATCGCCCCCGCCGGCATGGTAACAGACTACCAGACCACAACGCTAGCAGCCCAAGAGCCCCGCCTAGGCTCCGTCTTCTGCGCAAACGTCTTCGGCCACTACATGCTAGCGCACAATGTTATGCCCCTGCTGCGACGGTCAGGACAGCCCAACGGCCCCGGCCGCGTCATCTGGGTCTCAAGCTTGGAAGCCACGGTGAAGATGTTCGACGTCGACGATATCCAGGGTCTCCGGACCACGGCGCCCTACGAATCCTCCAAGGCGTTGACCGACGTCTTAGCGCTAACGGCCGATCTCCCCAGTACCAAGCCCTTCGTGAAGAGTTTCTACTCCGTCGACGATAACAGAACCTATAATAGTGGATTCGGAAGACCTAGAATCACCAATGACGATAACTTAGCTCCGAATATGTACCTCTCTCACCCCGGAATCTGTGGCACGGGTATCATCCCGCTCTCCTGGCCGCTCTTTTACTCAATGCTTGCCATCTGCCTTTTTGCCCGGTTGCTTGGGTCCCCCTGGCATACGGTGTCGACTTATCTGGGTGCCTGTGCTCCTGTGTGGCTGGCGTTGTCCGCTCAGTCTGTGTTGGATACGGCCGAATCGCTGTATCGGCAGAATGGTGGGGGTAGAGCCAAATGGGGTTCCTCTACCAACTGGGTCGGCAAGGATACTCCGGCATCTACGGAAACTGACGGGTGGGGGtatggtggtgttgttggcCCCGCTattgtggatgaggatcgGTTGCGTCGGCGCAAAAGAGGCGCGGTGGACCTCACGGCGGAAGACAAGGAGAACTTCGAAGAGCTGGGGAGAAAGTGCTGGCAGAAAATGGAGGAGTTGAGAATCGAGTGGGATAAAATTCTTGATCTGGATGAAGTAAGCCCTGATGATTTTGGTCTGGGATTCTAA